One genomic window of Deinococcus peraridilitoris DSM 19664 includes the following:
- a CDS encoding bifunctional 4-hydroxy-2-oxoglutarate aldolase/2-dehydro-3-deoxy-phosphogluconate aldolase, giving the protein MIETLRKARVVGILRADDAQSARLAAHAAVRGGLTSIELTFTTPGAAEAIRSLRTELPAGISIGAGTIMTPQDANDAVEAGAEFLVSPHLDAEVAATARQAQVMYIPGTLTPTEIVSAIRWGAPIVKIFPAGSAGGTQYLRDLLGPLPQLKALVTGGIKPTEVPGYLHAGALAVGLGSNLFPREALRAHDAHAIEHATRAALHESGLAGGTCST; this is encoded by the coding sequence ATGATCGAGACGCTGCGCAAGGCACGCGTCGTCGGAATCCTCCGAGCCGACGACGCCCAAAGCGCCAGGCTTGCCGCTCACGCCGCCGTCAGGGGCGGCCTCACGTCCATCGAGCTGACCTTCACCACCCCGGGCGCCGCCGAAGCCATCCGCTCATTGCGCACCGAGCTGCCTGCAGGCATCTCCATTGGTGCTGGCACCATCATGACCCCGCAAGACGCAAACGACGCCGTCGAAGCCGGCGCGGAATTCCTGGTCAGCCCCCACTTGGACGCGGAGGTCGCCGCTACCGCCCGGCAAGCTCAAGTCATGTACATCCCCGGCACGCTCACACCCACCGAGATCGTGAGCGCCATACGCTGGGGTGCGCCAATCGTGAAGATCTTTCCAGCCGGCTCCGCTGGCGGCACGCAATACCTGCGTGACCTGCTTGGCCCACTTCCACAACTCAAAGCATTGGTCACTGGAGGCATCAAGCCCACCGAGGTTCCCGGTTACCTCCACGCTGGTGCACTCGCGGTTGGTCTTGGGTCGAATCTGTTCCCTCGCGAAGCCCTCCGCGCTCACGACGCCCACGCGATAGAGCACGCGACCCGCGCTGCACTGCATGAATCGGGATTGGCAGGAGGCACGTGCTCGACTTGA